The genomic region TTAAACTTCATTATATTTAGATAAACATTGGTATGGTGATcttgtaaattgtaattaattttaaataggaATTTTCAacttaataatcaattttaagaCAAAATCatgtagaaataaataaataaattgtgaaGCACAATACGAAATGGACATTGGATTATGGGCCTGAGCCCATTTCATCAAGCCCAGTTCTGTGGAATGGTGAAGCAACACGACCTTGttcgtttcttcttcttcaccttagagagagagagagagagagagagtaaaacCCTAATTCGTTGCTTTCATTCTATTTACCACAATCGAAACCcccattttttataaaacgGTAACTCTCTCCCTTTCTTCGTATTTTACTTTCATAATATTCCTTTAGCACCTACAAGTTAGGGGGAAAAAGGTACATTAGATGTGTAATTTGGGGATAATGAAATGGATTGTTAATTGCTGGATACAGAAATTAATTGGTGGATTTATCGGGTAGTTAGTCATCCTGTGTAATTCAAATGAGGATTTTTCAAGGTTttgctttttccttttttttaatttttttatttagactaTAATTTTGCTCTTGAAACCATTTGGCAAAATTGCAAATTTGCTTTTGTAGCATGGATGAATTCcgttaaaaattattcatttttcgcCTTTGTCTAGATGAAAATGCCACTGAAATTATGTGCACCTGGGTAATTTCAAAAGTGTAGGGTGTGGCAAGttgttatttaataaaactTGGGAGTTGTTTATCTTATTGCCTCTTTCAGTCTTGTTATTTCaaagagtttaatttatatacactACTGGCATCTAATAGAAATATATCTTATCACTGGgtcatattaataaataagatgATGTGGTAAATTGGTCAAATATTATGAGATAATTTGGGTAAAAAATCTTTACACagacaatatataaaaattaaaactcaatttcaaatttgtAACTGCACTGCAAAGTATTGCCTCTTATGTTGACTAAGTGATGATTCATGATTGTACAGCATGGAATTGCATTCAGTGAACTAGATCTAAGTAACCCCATATTAGTTGATAATGTCAATGATATGTCAGAACATGCTGTTTTGAGTACAATGTTTAAACTTAATGTTATGGTGGATTGTTCATGTGCAGGGTGATGTACATTCTATGATTCAGAGTTTTGGTTGAACCTTCACTTGTATTCTTTGCTGTCATGGTATGTTCAATGTCTAATCACTTAATTATATTCTGTCTGAGGGAGAAATGTCTCATGTTATAATTGCTTGTCTGAGGGGGCAAGGTTTTGCATTGTTCTCGATTTGTCAATATGATTTTCCTTGTCGAAGCatcacatgtattttttttttgtgtgtgtgcaaGGGAAATTAAATAAGATGTAAGTATgtagataaaagaagaaaatctatTTAACTGGAAAAAAGTATTACAAAAGGGACTAAAGATATCCTCCTTAAAATACAGCAGCAAAAGAGCACATCCCATCCCACATTCAggaataaattcaaatattgaatTCTTAGGGCGGTTTATTGaattaggattttaaaagacttttttagaataaaaaaatcttgtggattttaaAGACTTTATAGAAACGTAAtgacttttaagattttttttaaaagacttttgtgattgagattttatagtttggattttaatggatttataACATGAATTCATaagatttgaaagaattttatgaattttcaaGATTTTAAAGAATTCCatcaatttttagaaaatattcaaaattacaGTGGAAAGAAACTTTGATTATATATTGTCTGGTCTTGTGTTGTTGTGAGCTTGTTAAAGATGCTGTGTagaaagatttaaatatatgggctAGTTGTTTCATTTGAAGTTTTGGTGGCCAAAGGTTTTCATTATGGGATAGGCTTGAGTTATGCTGGAAAACGAATTCCCTCGGGTTATTTTCCTTTCTATAACTCAGGGCCTCTTTGTCATGGTGTAAAAAAATGGTATTGGTATCTGATATTGCCTACCAAAAAAAGCCATTGATGTTAATGTTTTGCATGGGAAGACTTGAATTCCCAAACCATGAGCACATGCATCTACAGATTGAATTGTGAGGACATATTTTGGCTATGTCTcgagtaattttatattaatataagaaaGTAAAGTTTGatatcaaaagaaagaaaaagtctaacaaaatttcaagagtttaGATGAGATTGTTTGATGAGTATTTTGTATTCAAAAGTCAATTAAAATCCATCAAAAtctattataaaaaacaattcattaaaatttatatacttttgaatactaaaagactttttatgagttgtaaaaaatcttaatttaataCCAACCGATTTTATTGTactctttaaaaaatcataataatcttGATTAAATACCAAaagacttatttttattatttaaaaatcttaattgaatatcacTTAACTTTTTCATCATAAAAGAGTCTTTTAAAATTCATCGATATCTTAATTGAATACACCCCCTTAGAATCcacttaattaatatttatatgataGTTCCTAAAATTGGTCGTTTGGATTTTGATGTTTTGCTTGTCATTGTTTTCTAGCACTTATTTTATGTATGGCTGAATGCAGGATCCCAATGATGATAGGGGTGAAAGTAGACTCTATATTGGTAACCTTGATCTTAGAATTACAGAGTGAGACTTGCTAACTACTCACCAAGAGTTaacttcatttttgttttgtgctTCATGCACATACTGACATActtactcttttcttttcaataattTCCAGAGCTGCTCTGCTTAAAATGTTTTCTCCTTATGGAAAGATAATTTCTGAGGACTTCTTATGGCACACACGAGGCCCAAAACGCGGGGAGCCACGTGGTTTTGCTTTTATCCAGTACAACACAAAAGAGGTAAGTTGATTGCATACATTAGTTACATCACTTTCTAGCAATTTCTGATTTCCATAGTTAAAGTGAGAATGCAGGAAGCAGAATTAGCCAAGGAGAAGATGCATGGGAGGTTAGCTTGCGGCCGGCCATTGTTTGTTCGTCTTGCTGGCGAAAAGTGCATGTTGGAAACAGCTGATAACTCTACAAAAGCAGCTGGTGAAGGGCACAAGATGCATCTcactggtggtggtggtgccaTGGGACAAACAAGTCGAAGTGCCAAAATAGCTGctataaaaaacaaattgaaatcCTTAGAGGAGGAGTTCAAGGTCCAAGAAGCAAAAGCGAAGTGACAATATTTCTTGAGTCAATTTTGTAAGTATATAATATGCAGAATCAAGTGATAATTCAATGGCGTATAAATTGAATGTGTTGCAATTGTTTGTCCCCATTAAATTGGAATTCACATATTTAGTTAagccctttattttattttattttataatttaggcCATTAGCCATTGTTACTGCGGAGGCATACTATCCATATGAAATTTtccaaattgaaatttaatttgacATTCTGTATGTTTTTTATCCTTAAGAtggaatattaattttaaatggaaTGGAATCAGAACATTTTATGTGAGTTCAAAAATTCTGAGTGTGAGATCGttttaaattgatgtttttattaataattttggaatattttcttttatgttttgtgacgaatatgaaaataagaaaaaaatgatatttttttctttaaaagccCTTTAAATAAGAACTcacattaaaaaagaaaatatttatataattaataataatgtcatttgcaaataaaaaataagatatatttaaGAATGAGGTCTTAAAGGAGAGAAAggctatatttttttcatttttaaattaagtttaaaaaaaagaaaaaaagatcagGACAATTTAGAGAAAAAAGGTTATGTTGACataataaaaagttttatataattatttaattacacatcaatatgaataataaatttgttaatttttaaaataattatcttaaatttttaatttaaaatgtaacttATGATTGAcggaatgataatataaatctATTTTATAGTGTCTGTATGCATCTACATTAAACTCATAAATTTATGTTGAAGTGAGAAGGGATAACTCAATTGCAATTTAATTGGCAAACGTTAGTTTGTTGCCTTTCTCCCTTGAACATTGCAATTACCAATTGAGTTAgcttttagtattttctttaGGATATCTTTTAGCCGTTTAAGTTTAAAGTAACAATCTgccgtataatttttttacacggttatttaataataatttattatgtaagataaatttattgactttttaaaataattatcttaaagttaTTCAAACggtaatttgtgattgaataatagtgtaaaattatttaacactATCATTACATAGACACTAAACTAtaagtttaattataaaatccatctgtatagttattttaaaaatgtttcttttcaacgaaatttcattttatgaGTAAGTTAAGTAATTTTATAGTGAATTCTTAAGTATGAAGGTAGATCAGGGACGTGATAGTAGTGTTTAGTTGTATGCactcttattatttatttatttgttctcTAAACGAAAACATAGGTCTCTGTCAAAAACAAAATCCAGGtctcaataaaatttatattagagGCTTAAGATAAAAACTGTTGAGTACATACATTTTATTGCGTCTTATAGCATATCCTTATAGAATATGTTTTCTTTGACAAGGAAGGCATTTAGAAGagtttatttgaatttataaaaatagcTTATAACCTTTATGTAAgctttttaaaaacttatattaatatgcTTCACGAGGaaacttattatttttgtttttcaaattatttcaaAACATTTTGTAAAGCTTATCCATAAGTTCTAATTAGTGAAACCTTATTGAGTAAGTTGCTTAACCAAATGTGTTTTCAGAGTGAAAATAGTTATCAACGATTTGAATAgtttgaaaaaggaaaagaaaaaagatacgATTACAAATTtcaagttttcttttttcatttatgaaaaacaaaactaagtCGTTTACTTGTCCATTATTTGGTGGTTGAGTGATGGCTTTTTataaggaaaaacaaaatgcttatttatcttcaattaataaatatgatGTGAGGAAAAAATGAGAACTACTAAATGTGATTAAGCAGAA from Glycine soja cultivar W05 chromosome 16, ASM419377v2, whole genome shotgun sequence harbors:
- the LOC114390324 gene encoding probable RNA-binding protein 18 isoform X1, encoding MDPNDDRGESRLYIGNLDLRITEAALLKMFSPYGKIISEDFLWHTRGPKRGEPRGFAFIQYNTKEEAELAKEKMHGRLACGRPLFVRLAGEKCMLETADNSTKAAGEGHKMHLTGGGGAMGQTSRSAKIAAIKNKLKSLEEEFKVQEAKAK
- the LOC114390324 gene encoding uncharacterized protein LOC114390324 isoform X2; amino-acid sequence: MAHTRPKTRGATWFCFYPVQHKRVRMQEAELAKEKMHGRLACGRPLFVRLAGEKCMLETADNSTKAAGEGHKMHLTGGGGAMGQTSRSAKIAAIKNKLKSLEEEFKVQEAKAK